Genomic segment of Argopecten irradians isolate NY unplaced genomic scaffold, Ai_NY scaffold_0282, whole genome shotgun sequence:
attgatgtgtatatattgtatcaatgttttttttttattgatttcatCTTTTTAATGAACTATTAATTTTTGACTTCTCATAAGTGTTCCAAAGGGaacatatttttcaatatacataatataaacagtcTATGTTCTAATGTTTTGGCTTCGAAGCCTTCGTCTGGGAAATGAATCGCGGTCTACTGATCAAGTCACCATCTTGGTATCATCTTGATTTATATCATCAGTAATGTAGAACTGATctattaaataaacaaaacattttaattcaCCAGAATGTCATGCCGGTACGTTTGGACTAGAGTGCACCCAGACCTGTCACTGTGCAACGTCTGACTGTAACAAAACAACGGGTGTGTGTACCATTACGGGATGTACAGCTGGATGGACGGGCACATCATGTAATCAAGGTAAAACCTTTATAATGTTTTGGAAACCGTTATTCAATTACATTTAAGATATTTAGTATGCAAATTTAAGTGATTTGTAATCCGATACCGGACAAATATTTACTGTTTTGTTACTGGTGACTAAACTTGGTGTGCAATATTTTTCCTgaacaaacatgaaataatgataacattGTTCTTATAGTCGTTTTTGATGCAATCCACTCATTTGAAAATTCCCCAAACAATGCATACTTATAGAAGTGAGTAAATACAAATCTGTGCCCGCGTATTTGTCTCTGTTTATCTTCACCGCAAGCATTTTTTATGTTCGATTGACtgttttatttatctatctTTTGTatgatttgttgtattttttgtatatatcttaTTTCTTATTTCTTGCTAGTTATCgtttaaccccttaactcccaatAATTTTTAGCAGAGTTCTCGTAATTATTACTATTtctttcaaagtgatttttcaaCCATTTGCAGAAATATTTTTGGTAATCAACCCATATATATCTAGAAACTTCAGATCACAACCTTttctaattttgtaaaaaaaataatgttttcacatTAATAACATTACCATAGCAACcgaaattttacaaaaaaagttaaagttttttacatttataactcTTAAGACAATGAAAGTTAATTAGatgtcaatttatcaacgtaACAATCAAGTATATTATTGCGGAAGGTTTAAAAATCACTGCAACTCACTACATAAGTTAAAATGACCTATCAAAATGGAAACACTTTTTgaacataattataaaaaagtaGAACTTGACGTTAGTGTTAGGATCCCcctaatatttcaaaaaatggaTTCCTTtagttttcatttcatgtttcGTTTACATGTCAATAGACTATTTTTGCTAAACTGTTCTGGATTAATAAATTAACCTCCTCCTGGAGGTCAGGTCTAGTTTGTATTTGAAGAACAAATTCATTACAGTAAAAATTGAAGACTcaaataaaaaagtatatattaaaaaaaatattatttccattaattgtagtcagaatttttcttataaatatcaaacaaaatgtatatatttagaataaagataaaatgtcaTAGTCTGTATTTCAAGTTAATCTAGTATTCCAATcccaaaaatatttatttgtatatattgtattaacgTTTTTTTTAAGTTCATCTTTTTAATGAACTATAAATTTATGACTTCTCATAAGTGTTCCAAAGGGAACACATTTttcaatatacataatataaagagtCTATGTTCTAAATTTCTGGCTACGTAGCCTTCGTCTGAGAAATGAATCGCGGTCTACTGACCAAGTCACCATCTTGCTATCATCTTGATATATGTCATCAGTACaatggcccatatcagccgacatggcaactgctttactaaactgtagttgtacacacatttgtggtgattgtcatggcaactgctgtagtaaaaagcacttgccaacatgttttgtcattttactcgtttggcaactgctttactagtCAGAGTAACTATTTTGTCATCCTTACGCGTGGCTCATATCAGCCGAAACGAACATCCCGTAAATGCTCAGTGAACCTTTCTTTCTCGATCTTACGGTTTCACCAACAAACACAGTTACATTGCACTTACTGcaaatcaaaacatatacaacatTCAGTGTGGAACATTTTGCTGATGATACTAGCTTATGAAGAAATTTTTATGCTTCCGACATCATAGGTCATGTTAACGTATGTAGGGACAGCAATTTGTCTTAACAAATTAACACTGACACGTTATTAGGGAGGTTTGGCGTATCTGGGTGTTAAGGGGTTAAAGAGACATTTTATTCACGGTATACATTGAAATCTCGATTTATctagaaaataaatatgttcTAATAAAAGTTGGTGTAGATGTTATCAATGTGATGTGTCCACCACCGTGATAAATGTATACATACGATGCGAAAACCAGCTCGCACTCCGCCATTACAAATTGGCTGGATTACATTGTAGGCCAAACCGGAATCTGCGCTCGTGGAAGAAAGTAGCTTTGGTCCAAAACTTCCCCAATCACTGTCAAAACTTGTACGTCAAAAGCTAAAATCAACTAAAATCGTAATATGCTTGCAAAACAGCTTTGAAAATGATAAGAATTGAagaaaatttggaaaaaaaaattatcaactttTTGGGCGAATTGTCTTGATATGGCATATTAATTCAAAAAACGTCACGCTCAATGTAAATTAAGCCAGTACAATAATTGAAGAAAGTACTTTGTTTTCTAAATTTGAATAATATGTgctaaataaaattttaatgccAGAATTAGCAAAACCGggcaagaaaaaaaaagtcaaataatCAGATTAATATTACACACCGAAACGAAAATAAGAAATACTTCATATGATGATGCTACGATATGGAAATTATCTTTAAATATGACTACATTAAACCTGAAATCAAGTAGccgtatttttttaatttctaaatatgTTAATTCTGGTTGTAGACTCTAGCtagattttgatttattttgcgTAATAGTTCAATATTgatatgttgtatttatgttttcatttgagTATATATCCGTTTATGATTTGTTGTATGGTAAGCAGATATCGGATATGATGATTGATGGAACGtagtaatatttatatacacactcACTTACAAGTAACAACTTAACAACCATATTGAATGAATATAGCAGCCATCACAGAGGGTGACCGGTATTTATTTaatcaacaataattgataATCCAATATTATACACGACAAAACTtatgtgaaataaatataaaacaatatttgcttCAAGAATAAATGAAGCAAAACAAGCCAATATGGTGTTTACAAAGTAAAaaagacattgaaaatatcttatAGATATAagtactacctgcattagagggtgacggTAAAGATGTACATTAATGATGTTGGATATATTACAGCGTGTACCCAAAATGTAGAATTTGTTGCTTTATTTAACCTTCATACATTTTGTTCCATTGACAGTCTGTACCAACCACACATACGGACGAGACTGTACTCAGACCTGTCATTGTGCTAACTCTGACTGTGACGGGAGGACTGGAGCATGTAACGTACCCGGATGTACGGATGGGTGGAGGGGCAGACATGTAATCAAGGTAACTATATTCCTATTAAAACTGTAAACTTATAAACATTGTCATATATAATAGTAACGTTATATAATATTGTGTCTGCAAGTATAGTGCATAAATCAATCTagatgttttttattgttttgtcttGCTTCTGATAAAGTGAACAGGCAGGTTTGTTCATAAATGCATTACCGAAAAAAGTACTTCACAATAAAATGACATTGAAACATGGAACTACATTATTCTATTCACTATTTCTTTCTTGTGATGTGCTTAAGTACAAAGCTAAAGATTACACCAAtgttacaattaaatattttgttttgtagttTGTGGTAACAACACATTCGGACGAAACTGTTCCGGGACCTGTCATTGTGCTAACTCTGACTGTGATAAGAGTACCGGGGTATGTATAGTACCCGGATGTACGGAAGGATGGAGGGGAGACAATTGTAGTCAAGGTAACGCATTTTTGTGATTTATGCAATTTTAAGGGCTCATTTCTGTACATGAATCGTTTTGAGAATTTAAAGGATAACAGTACATTTTAGATTATGTGCAATGAACTATCACGTTCAATAACATGTTAAAAGcatttatgtactgtattttttaattttaaagtagTATAAACACTTAATATTTTACTTGCAGTATGCCCAACTGAATTGTTTGGACCCGGATGTTTAAAAGAGTGTCATTGTCAGACTCCCGGCTGTAACCATATAACTGGAATATGTAACACTGTTGGGTGTGCAGCGGGCTGGTCAGGGCGAGCTTGCAACCAAGGTaggttatatatttatattgtatataaagatTAGGTATATACACCAAAATAACATCACAAACAAGTCAGCAGATAGCATTAACTATCTATCTTCATAAATAGACccatttgaaattatatttcgTTGACAGCCTGTACCAACTACACGTTCGGACGAGACTGTACCCAGACCTGTCATTGTGCTAACTCAGACTGTGACGGGAGGACTGGGGCGTGTAATAAGACCGGATGTATGGAAGGATGGAAAGGAAACACGGTGTAGTCAGGGTAAGTATGATGCATGAATATAGATCTGCTTTTATTTTTACTTATCCCAATTATTTCACTATCATCCTTCACTTAAACATTCTATTATTCGTGCTTATGCGTTAACTATGTCTGGTCATTATGACCTCAGTGTTTTTAAAACtgtagatattataatatatagtccGCTCAAGGCAGTTGCTATGCATATGTAGTAGAAATGTAGCAATGGTTCCTTGCGAAGgtattaaatgaaaaattaaaagaaaactcaacactttgtcggaaggCCTTTCAGCCTTCACAGAGGTATTTAGGTggaatgtttgtttatttgcgTTGCCGTcacatattacatatgtatatatagttagtAATTTAGCACTAgacttatttcatttattcagaGAATGTCGATCTACTTGTATAAGCTGCGCATTTCAgagacaaaataataaaataaaacgatAACTATACCAGCTTCGGTATATCAGATTGACAAACATGTAGTCAATGTACTACCATGTAGAACTTGTTGACTCATTGAACGAACATATATGTTTTGTTCTGTTTTCAGCTTGTACCTACCATACATTCGGACGAGACTGTACCCAGACATGTTATTGTGTTAACTCTGACTGTGACAATAGGACTGGGGTATGTAAAGTACCCGGATGTATGGAAGGATGGAAGGGAGACACGTGTAGTCAAGGTATCCATCCACGTAGTTATCTCGTTATATCAGATAGAGGACAAGTGCAAAATTACACGTGGACATTTAATAAGATTATTGCAAcggtaaatgttttattttttattggtaTGCAGAAGTAATGGAGCGAAATgacagtataacttgtcaaaactgctatttgtcctattttGATCCCTGTGTATTCCGGCGTAAAATTGGCagatatctttttaatttatagAAGTTAAAGTTTTAATAATACGTAAACCTGGATGTACTGGTTTAACATTCTGGCCTCGATGACATCCGGTTAATAAAaggtacactgtatatgtatgaCCTctgaacatgtatatatatcgtCGCACATATATTACAAAGTGACAATATAAATCATCATCTTAAAACCTTTTATCTGAATATATAACAGTTTCAAATTCCTTTCAAAGCCTGTACCAACCACACATTTGGAAGAGACTGTAGCCATACCTGTCATTGTGCTAATGATGACTGTGACGGGAGGACTGGGTTATGCCAAAATGTCGGATGTGAAACGGGATGGATGGAACGCAATTGTAGTCAAGGTAACAATAATTTAAGCAGTTGactatataaataactaaaatgtttacTAATCCATTGATatatgcattgtaaatatttatttatgcaCGTGTACTATACAATCAATTTCTAAGTGCCTTAAATACGAGGGTTTCGATAAGTCCCACCTGCCGATAATTTAGACGTTACAAAATGCACGTAAAATGATGACGCCATAGTCATCGTGACGTGGGACTTTtcgacagtaaattgtactttacccacgtcgtgtTGCGATCTAGAAACTGCCGTTAACATCAATAAGTGAATCAATGAATATTAGTTAATATAAATGGTGTTCTTACATATTGTTAATACAAATGACTTTATTAGTTTATGCATGTGAAAATGTTATTCTTGCAGAGTACATCTCGTTTCATCTCCTTCCTTCTTTCAGTAATCAAGTAAATAATAGTAATCTAGAGAAAAGATAAAGCTTCTGCGTTCTTATGTATTACGAAGCaaattatcaaatgttttaatcaTTGAACAAAAATAAGTCTTTCTAAGACTAATCCACTCTTATATTTGTTCATTCCCATTTTCGTGAATCTGTGGTATGGGACTTTGTTTATCAGATTTTACTTTAAAACCTTTACGTGGTGCAGCATGTAGCAATAAAACATTCGGACGAGACTGTACCAAGACGTGTCATTGTGCTAACTCTAACTGTGACAAGAGGACCGGGGTATGTCAAGTACCCGGATGTAGAGAAGGATGGAAGGGACAAACGTGTAGCCAAGGTACTTATAGATGAATGGGTTTGATTAAAAGTACCATTGATATAGTATGTAATAGTTTCGTTATGATTAACTATATTTGTCTTATTATACAGTTAAAATTGTCGTTTAGTCTAATTATAATTTTGGTATGTAAACTATGTTATTGTTAGGATGAAAATACCACTAATTTTGCGATATTAAGTTTTTTTACCACATTCTTAATAAAGATAAGATAAGAGTTTTGAAAGAAAAGCTAATACGAAAGTAACGTTGCCTACATTACATGCTAACTTTATACTTTCAAACAGCCTGTACTAACAACACATTCGGACGAGAATGTAACCAGACCTGTTTTTGTGCCAACTCTGATTGTGACAGGAGGACTGGGGTATGTAAAGTATCCGGATGTACAGAAGGATGGAGGGGGCAAACCTGTAGTGAAGGTAAGGATGCATGTGtctttttctgatattttgtaCTTACAATAGTGTAGTTGACATGGAAGAATAAAAGGGGCCAAATCTGTAGTAGATATCTTGACAAGCCTTATATAGAGAGACTATGCAATATACTATTTTTTGAGTTAAAGTGCGACTGTAGAAACGCCAACAGAAATAACCATTTTTGATAAAGTATTACCAAACACGAAAAACATAGCTAAACGTAAAATATTTCAGAACATAACAATATGCATTAAACTATAGTGaacaatatactgtacattagaCATATCGTAATAACACGCATTAAAACTATAAAGCAACAGTGCACATTTGTTTAACAAAAACAATCTGGAATGTTGTATGGGTGGGAAATAAActgttgagaaaaaaatattaatggcGTACGTGGAATATTTGGTCGTCTAATATAACGAGGAGTGATCAAAACTTTTTAAGAAAGCGTGGTCACGTGAACTGAATAACTAACAGAAAGTTGAGGAACTAAAGAATCGTGTAAAATAGTGTTTTGaacaattgttttttattggaaagtttaaattgaattataataattaatgataaaatttaTTGGCCATCTTTTTCATATGTTGCCTATAATTAGAAGTGGAGAAATAATGActtcatatacaaaataaactACTTACTTTGCTATGATGTTCAGTATTTGCGTATATTTTGTGAAAGCTTTATCTAAAAACCTAGGGTAAAACACTTTTACATGTTCGaattttaaactatttttatgttgttttcaatTTGTTGCTCGGGTGTACTTCTTGATAATatccattcattttttttcatttacacgTGAAGATCAACGCTTACCCACGTACttgaagaaaatgaaagaaaaatgttgattttctaTGACATCGACATGAAAAAAACTTATTAGTTATCGTTCAATTCCTTCCCGTTCCGTCCTCATAAAGCGACGTTTCGCCTCGTCCCCTTTTGATTTATGAGTTGGTTAGAGTTATATACTAGatgaagtaaaatatttttcgtctttcatcaattaaaatatctttcatCCTACattaaatggtatttttcaccttacatttaaaatactatttttttcgtaTCATCTCTTTGGCACCGTACTGTGCCGTCGTAGATATATGTACCCGGTCATTAATTTTTTCTAAATGCTTATTTCTTTCGTAATTACGAAATGAAGACGTGTGCTATGTTTATAAAACAGCTTGCACCAACTACACATTCGGACCAGACTGTAACCAGACCTGTCATTGTGCTTACTCTGACTGTGACGGGAAGACTGGGGAATGTTATAAGTCGGGCTGTGATGATGGATGGATTGGAAAGACATGTACTCAAGGTAAAATGACTTATACACGCTTCATGACAAATACTGCAAATAGATTTCAGTGGCCAGACTATGAAAACACTGTTTTTAATGTCTCACGTTCATTAAGCAATAAAGTATTTAATTCGTATTCATATCGTTTATGTGGTCATAACATgttaattcattcattcaattcATTTAACTCATTCGCTAGATTTTGCCTCACACCAATTGCTGCAATTTTCTATAACATGATGTATAATGATATGCATCACATCATTGAACTCTATAGATCAACCTTTTTCAGACATCAACCACATTGTGTTTCTACTTTAAGGCTAAAGGAAACCATTTTTTGTAATCATATCAACTTATGTATGCAATCATAAAATGACAACAAATGCAATATCttcaattttaatataataaCCAGAAACCGGTATTTTCCTTTCGATGTTGTTCTGTTTGCCTGTGTCAATATACAATCGACTTAAAAGTGATGTACTATTGGGTAACTGTCATTTCAATATAAGCTCTCAGTGACACTCAGACGTCTGATGAATCATCCAATGGAAATGGTGCCCAGATTGGAGGTATCGTGGGAGCAGTTGTTGCTGTTTTGTTGGTTATAGTGATCTCATTCATCGTGGTACGGTTAGtgaatattgttttatactGATTATGAATTCAGCTATGCTGAACTAAATCATCATGATACGGttagttgatatttttttatactgATTATGAATTCAGCTGTGCTGAAATAGTTGGTCGTGGTACGGTTAGAGAATATTTTATTCACTTCTTTTGAATTCAGCTATGCTGAACTAAATCATGGTGATACGGTTAGTGGACATTACTTCTAATGCATCAAGTgtgataaaatacaatacagAAAGTACATTAAAACATAGCCTTACATATGAATCAGATCACTGTTTATGTATCGATTCTTAAACATTTTTTCCACATAGTAAGCGCAGAGCAAGAGGACAAGGGTCAGCGAGTAGAAAATATACGGCACCGAATAAAAACAGTAAAGGTAAAATGTTACTGATTTTTATTCAATACTAATAGTAAGTTAAAACTGTCATGTGGAAGCAGACTGCATAACGAAGtaaatattattcatttatgACGATCCTGTCGATTACGTCAAAAATGTGGAATTTCCTCTTCCgctaatgtataatatatagcttattaaaaacttttaattattttaaggATGTAGACTTCTAATATTAAGATTGTTCCGTGTGAAAATTTTGTTTCGGGATGAATTGTGTATTAGAGGGTTTCGATAATTATATTTACGGACAGTAATAAGCCACCTTTTAACAATACTGGAATCAACAATTATTTATGTTGTTGATATGTCCGATAGtatgtatcattatattttgaaaactaattattttaaacattacCAAACACCgaaattatttgtaaatagCAACTGAGAATGTCTACATAAACGTCGGTAACGTGGAATCCACGAAAGACGATATACCGCCGGAAGTAAAGATTACGGAGACGGATGTAGATGAGGACGAGGTTATTTATGTCAATGGTCCAAACGATACGGACGTAAGAGGGGAAACAAAACTCCTGATGTCTGAGCTAAAGGAAATCGTTACGGCGAAAAAAGAAAATGAGATGTACGAAGTGGAGTTTAAGGTAAGATTAGCCCCTATTCAATGGATATATTGGTCTATCGTGCGATGTTTTCGCTGTGTACTAATTATTGTTTAACATGCGTTacaaaatatatgattttttcaGAGTCTTCCACACGGCTTGAAGTATCCCTATAAAGCCTCAAATTTACCAAAAAACATTCCGCTGAACAGATTCAAAACTACATTTCCCTGTGAGTACACGTGTCTTAGATCCCCGTTTTTTGCCATCAATTATTTGCTTTAATTTGAAGAGAGATATATAGCGTTGTCAATGAAAGACGTCTtaattctttttatatgattcatcaaatatttgaatgccaattttaacagaatattaaaactatttaagccaatgaaaactCATAATTAATCCATTTCCTTTTGATACCTTTGCatgttattaaaacattttgaccTTCAGATGACCATTCGAGAGTTGTCCTGAAGAAAGAGAAAGCGGGCAGTACTGACTACATCAATGCGAATTTTATAGATgtatgtataagtacatttgtaatgaaattaaaatatacagaCACACGTATTGAACCAAAACCAATTAAGAGTTTTCaaatctacaaaataaaaacagttCCAAAGAAatccaaataaaaacaaaacaaacacagaCTAGTATGCAATTAAATGTGAAAAATGGTGGCAGGACCAGGTGCTCCAGAAGAAGGCGGTATATTAAACTATATCAGATCCTGCTTAAGCtatatttgtaaatgtatatcGACCCAAAACGTTGTTAAgagaaatgaaaaatgaaaaaaacggAATTACCAGACTCATAATACTAAGACCATAATGCCAACTTCTAAGTAtgtcttcaa
This window contains:
- the LOC138312342 gene encoding receptor-type tyrosine-protein phosphatase T-like produces the protein MGCPPGRKGVSCHQECEAGTFGLDCAQTCHCATSDCNKTTGVCTTTGCSAGWRGTSCNQECHAGTFGLECTQTCHCATSDCNKTTGVCTITGCTAGWTGTSCNQVCTNHTYGRDCTQTCHCANSDCDGRTGACNVPGFCGNNTFGRNCSGTCHCANSDCDKSTGRAGQGELATKPVPTTRSDETVPRPVIVLTQTVTGGLGRVIRPDVWKDGKETRCSQACTYHTFGRDCTQTCYCVNSDCDNRTGVCKVPGCMEGWKGDTCSQGIHPRSYLVISDRGQVQNYTWTFNKIIATPVPTTHLEETVAIPVIVLMMTVTGGLGYAKMSDVKRDGWNAIVVKHVAIKHSDETVPRRVIVLTLTVTRGPGYVKYPDVEKDGRDKRVAKEDWACTNYTFGPDCNQTCHCAYSDCDGKTGECYKSGCDDGWIGKTCTQALSDTQTSDESSNGNGAQIGGIVGAVVAVLLVIVISFIVVRKRRARGQGSASRKYTAPNKNSKATENVYINVGNVESTKDDIPPEVKITETDVDEDEVIYVNGPNDTDVRGETKLLMSELKEIVTAKKENEMYEVEFKSLPHGLKYPYKASNLPKNIPLNRFKTTFPYDHSRVVLKKEKAGSTDYINANFIDGVRNEKAYIATQGPKTNTLEDFWRMIWQNKCGKIVMLANLMELGKIKCITYWAAKESDEEPLELNLFQVKLQEETAYAFYTIRTISVKNKQTNTTRRITQYHFTKWPDHGVPEPFELLQFYKRIKNGRTEHKGPLVVHCSAGIGRTGSYIGLDALLLDGKNSQDIDVFAYVEKMRKGRMNMIQTAKQYEMLHFVLLEGLKVVTTSMSKTDFCRTITDMMEDDVPAQQFAVLDAERPEYKPIEYEAALKNKSKNRNPSILAADNYKVRLMSTQSGYINAVNIRTAFGYILTQHPLDNTTTDFLSLVTQERADTVVSIGPLQ